In Natator depressus isolate rNatDep1 chromosome 9, rNatDep2.hap1, whole genome shotgun sequence, a single genomic region encodes these proteins:
- the SERTM2 gene encoding serine-rich and transmembrane domain-containing 2, with protein MTEIYFKYRGNLTGRVHLPTLATEVNTTADKYANLYMYVGLFLTLLAILLILLFTMLLRLKHVISPITTSPESTENAHQFTDVEMHSRIPSIQ; from the coding sequence ATGactgagatttattttaaataccgTGGAAATCTTACTGGCCGTGTCCACTTGCCAACCCTGGCTACAGAAGTAAACACGACAGCAGATAAATATGCCAACCTGTACATGTACGTTGGCTTGTTCCTAACGCTCCTGGCCATCCTTCTCATACTACTCTTCACCATGCTCTTACGCCTGAAGCACGTGATCTCCCCAATCACCACCTCTCCAGAAAGCACAGAGAATGCACACCAGTTTACAGATGTAGAAATGCACAGCAGGATTCCTAGCATTCAATGA